cctcagcctcccaagtagctgggattacaggcgcccgccaccatgcctggctaattttttgtgttttttttagtagagagggggtttcaccatgttagccaggatggtctccatctcctgacctcgtgatctgcctgcctcggccttccaaagtgctgggattacaggcatgagccactgcgcctggcctagtttctgatttttaaaacatgttaatattaatgatggcttttaaaaatgcttactgATGATTTGTGATAATgtcacatttgtttcttttcttttcatatttacttttttatatatgtattttttgagatggagtctcactctgtcacccaggctctcggcttactgcaccctctgcctcctgggttcaagctattttcctgcctcagcctcccgagtagctgggattacaggtgcatgccaccacgtctggctaatatttttgtatttgtactagagacagtatttcaccatgttggccaggctggtctcaaactcctgacctcaagtgatctgcctgccttggcctcccaaaatactgggattacaggcatgagccaccatgccccgccgtGTATTTACTGtttgtaaaagaaaaaggaattttatttgtATCAACTTGCTAATTAATGCAAAATTTGTTTACAGTGATTTTGCTAAGCTGAACTCACACTTACAAAGgtagttataaatatatattttatggaagTCCATTATTTTGTTGCTCTTTGAAatccttatttttcttgtttgtacTAATACAGATTTTAGGCTATCTGAAAACTGTTCAGCAAATGAAAAGTCATGCAgtgaatcataaaataaaaatgcacagtTGATCCTCATTCTTCACAGGTTCTGTATTTATGAATCGACCTCATTAAGTCTGTGTAACCCCAAAGTCAATAATCGAGGTGTTTTGTGGTTACTCTGGGACACTGTGAAGAGTGGCAAAAAATTTGGGTTGCCTGTTGCATGCATTCCCAGCTGAGATGGAACAAGGCAACCAAAACTGTtgtcttgtttcagctctcatactgCAAACAagtgttttttttggggggatctATTTAGTGGTAtattttttcatgcttttttgaGGGGAGAGtggtgattatttttatttttatttattttgagaccaatCATTAAACAGCATGATTTCGTTGTTTAAAACAGCCCTCTGATGTAGTGCTGAACTGAGGTCTAGTGTTTCTAAGTGCAAGAAGGCCATGATGTACTTACAGAGAAAAGGTGTGTATTAGAGAGGTGTGTATTAGAGTCAAGCGTAAGGTATACGACAGTTGTCCATGTATTCAATGTTAATGAATGAACTATATGTATATTCAATAAGGTGTCCTTAAACAGGAATgtacagaaacacacataaaacaaggttatgtattgatcAATTGATAAAAATGTTATGACAGAGGTTTGCATGAACCAAACTGTATATTTATTATAGGAGTAATGGTTCAGTACTTGCTAATCGGTGTTTGAGGTGACTTTATAGACAATAACTACTGTGAATAGCAAGAATCAACTGTATTTTAGTGAAATTTACAGTATCTTTTTTTTGCACAGAGTTCTagaatttttgaatgtttttcacGTGTATTATCTTTGGTTTTCATGTTAGCCTGTGAAGACAggtggatattattattattgtttttaagagacaggatcttactctgtctcccaggctggagtgcagtggtgtgctcatagcttactgtagccttgaatccGGGGCACAgacaattcttctacctcagcctccctagtaggcgGGAgccaggtgcacaccactgcacacagctaattgttagaattttttgtagagatggggtcttgctttgttgcccaggctggtcttgaagtcctggcttcaagctttcctcccaccttggcctgtcaaagcactaggattataggtgtgagccacctcgcccaggcTATTATACATATGAAATACTGCAAACTAATATTTAGTTCCAAATTGGCTTTTGTCTTAAAATGGTTCACCAAGTAGTAATAAAATTCTCtttctattgtttgttttttggtaaatttaattTAGCCTGATGAAAACAAAGGCGATATGCATTATGATGCCGAGATTATCCTTAAAAGAGAAACgttgttagaaatacagaagtTTCTCAGTGGAGAAGACTGGAAACCAGGTGCCTTGGATGATGCACTAagtgatattttaattaattttaagtttCATGATTTTGAAACATGGAAGTGGCGATTTGAAGATTCCTTTGGAGTGGATCCATATAATGTGTTAATGGTAAGATGGGATGAGGGCAAGGGCAACGTCAttaagtttcctttttaaaatactttccaaaCTCCACCATAATTATGTTAAGAACCTGTACTAAGTCACTCATGCCTTATTGATGAACAAGCCGCGAAATTGTAGAAATGATTTTGTGCATTTGAGTCCAGTTCTTTTTAGCTGCCCTGAGTGTTTTTGGTGGCTGAtttctgcttctctctgtttTAAGGTACTTCTTTGTCTGCTCTGCATCGTGGTTTTAGTGGCTACCGAGCTGTGGACATATGTACGCTGGTACACTCAGTTGAGACGTGTTTTAATCATCAGCTTTCTGTTCAGTCTGGGATGGAATTGGATGTATTTATATAAGGTATTACATGGATGAAGGGTTTTACAATTTTAACACATTTATTCACAGTGAAAGAAGACTAATCTGTTGAAAGCAATCTTGCCTTGGATGTAGGTTGGAGGCAGTGACTAGAGGTGGTCCACGCTGGGGAGGAATTAAACGGACAATTCTTAGCTGACTGTTTTTTGATTCCTTGACCAGTTAGTGGGTAAAAAAGTTCAGTCCTAATTTTCATAACCCAGTTACTGTTAACATTTGGGCATGTAAGTCAGAATAAAGCTAggtgggttgggcatggtggctaatgcctgtaatcccagcactttgggaggctgaggtgggcacatcacttggtcaggagttcaagactagcctggccaacatggtgaaaccccatccttctaaaaatacaaaaattagccaggcctgattgcatgtgcctgtagtcccagctactcagcaggctgaggcaggagaattgcttgaacctgggaggttgcagtgagccaagatcgtgcccctgcactccagcctcggccacAGAGTGAGGTCCTTCtcgaaaaaaggaaggaaaaaaaagaataaagctaaaTGGATACATTAAAAAATTCTCATGTGGGTAATTTAGGGTATGTCATTCTATTCTTTGCTAGAAATGATACCAGaatactatcttttaaaaattagcttattTTTTGAGTGTTATGTTCATGGCAGAGAATGTAGAAAAGacagataaaaagaaattaattttaaaaatcacctataATTTTATCACCTAGAGAAAATCTGTCAGTAGTTTGAggtatttctttctagttttttctagattttaattATCTTTCAAAGTTGGGATCATACTGTATATAGAAATTTGAAAGGACCACTACTGTTCCCATCAACATAGCATAATcattgaaagaaaattttagatcTGTCTAGCAGAGTAAGTCAAGTAGCCAGTGACTTCAGTGACTTCATCTGGTTAAAGCATTATGACATTTCTTTAACCTTTTGCCCTAAGTAAGTATTATAGTATCTAGAActaattatttacaaattaaacaCAGATTCTATGTGGAAGGAAAGTTTGTTGAGTATTGTCACCTCAATGATTGTATATTGGTCATTGTGCTGGAAATTATCCAGTGCAAAATAGGATATCATCAActgtaaaagaaaatgagaagtagTCATTTAATTTGTATGGCTAGAactagttgttgttgttgtttttgagaccgtctcactctgtcccccaggctggagtgcggtagcgaaatctcggctcagtgcaacctctacctcctgggttcaagcgattctcctacttcagcctcctgagtatctgggactccAGGCCCTTGCCATCGTGCCCGGCTGaactaaaaacattatttttagtaaagttttcctttttcattataactACTTACAGAGAAGGCAATTGTAGTTAGTACTTTATGCTTACTTGTTGCATTAAGGCTGTACTTTTCCATGAACTGGAAATAGctactctttaaaaataatatgttttccTATAATCCCtcctataatataatataatttcctataatcactttgggaggctgaggtgggcggatcacttgaggtcaggagttcgagaccagtctggctaacatgatgaaaccccatctctactaaaaacacaaaaattagctgggcatggtggcgggcacctttaatcccagctactcgggaagctgaggcaggagaattgcttgaacctgggaggtagtggttgcagtgagtagagattgtgccactgcacaccagcctgggccacagagcaagactccgtctcaggaaaaaaagagaaaaaatagtaataatatgaattttttaaattaaaacttttataacAGTCTGGTTTGGATGCATGGTAAAGACACTCTTTGAATGAAGGTCTTTTGGATGTGTAGGCCTAACCTTCATGGTAACGGCCTCTCCTGGTTCCCTTTTGGTTTTGGTCAGCTAGCTTTTGCACAGCATCAGGCTGAAGTCGCCAAGATGGAGCCATTAAACAATGTGTGTGCCGAGAAGATGGACTGGACTGGAAGTATCTGGGGTAAGGTGTTTGTGCACTTGTCcttattttgatagaaattctGAGAATGAGAGAACATAGAACAAAGAGAATGATAAAATAACAGAGGAGGCTTTCCATGACTGAATCTTTAATATCAGAAGAACATGCAAGAAGCATTTGAGGTTTAAAACCAGTGACTTTGTATGCTCATCTAAAGTCACAGGGAAGGAATAGAAGTTGTATATATGTTGGCTCTGATATTATCTGTCTTCCTTCATAAGACTGTGTGAAGGATCCTATGCTCGCTTTTGTTCATCTCGTCCtttgcacagtgtctggcatattcTCAATAGAAGTTTATTAAACAAGTGAATCAAGTGAATGAGTGTATATATGAATTAATATCCATCTTAAATTTAATGGCCTTTATTGACTTGTGAAATTTTATGTTatagctttactttttttttaactctgggAAAGATtagttttttaattctttcacaTTTTATAAACATTCTCATGAATGTTCACTACCTTTGGTTGTGTATATCTAGCAATGGGGATGGTTTAATAGTGTTCTAAGGCATTTTATAAATGCAAGTCCATGACTGATACAGAATTCTGCAGATGGGttccaaaataaatgtttcttaaaaagttgtgggaggccgggcgcggtggctcaagcctgtaatcccagcactttgggaggccgagacgggcggatcacgaggtcaggagattgagaccatcctggctaatatggtgaaaccccgtctctactaaaaatacaaaaaactagccgggcgaggtggtgggcgcctgtagtcccagctactcgggagactgaggcaggagaatggcgtaaacccgggaggcggagcttgcagtgagctgagatccggccactgcactccagcctgggcgacaaagcgagactccgtctcaaaaaaaaaaaaaaaaaaaaaaaaaaagttgtgggaACTAAACCAATTCATGGCTTCAGTGGACTGTGAAATGTGTCCTCTAGCTCGGGCTAGTTTGCCAATGTATATAAGCCTGATTTGGAAAAATTAGAACTAATATTCTACTTTATTTTGTAAACTCCATAaagaactgacttttttttttttttgagatggagtctggctctgtcacccaggctggagtgcagtggccggatcttagctcactgcaagctccgcctcccgggtttacaccattctcctgcctcagcctcccgagtagctgggactacaggcgcccgccacctcgcccggctagttttttgtgtttttaagtagagacagggtttcaccatgttagccaggatggtctcgatctcctgccctcgtgatccgcccgtctcggcctcccaaagtgttgggattacaggcttgagccaccgcgcccagccagaactgactttttaaataaataatttactgaGGTAATTGTGGATTTACATAGTAAGAAACACTACAGAGAGGGCCGGTGTACCCTTTCCCCATTTTCctccaatggtaacatcttgcacaGCTTTAATAGTACAATATCAGAGTCAGGATATTGACTTTGATACAATCCACCAGTCTTATTTTGACTTCCCATTTTACCTGTTCTCATTTGTGTTTGTGAAGCATTGCTTTTAAAGTGTTTACCTTttagacatttttataaaatacaatttttttatctgcataaaacatgtataatttgaatggatttttaaaacatgattttggacgtaagatgaaaaattaaaaaatcagcattACAGGGAGTCTACTtaaaacaagataatttaaaaCTGATTGGTGGGTGGTCAGAGGGTCAAAACCAAAGTAGTGTCTTGTTTGGGAATGAAATGCAACATTAAAAGAAATGATCAGTGTTTTGTCTGTTTCTCTAAACAGAATGGTTTAGAAGTTCATGGACCTATAAGGATGACCCATGCCAAAAATACTATGAGCTCTTACTAGTCAACCCTATTTGGTTGGTCCCACCAACAAAGGTATCgcatatattttgtaaaaattccTTAAAGTAAGTCAGAAATCCcttgtattttaaagaaatttagtgTTTGAGTCATTTTGCAAATAAGCCTTTGTCCAACAAAAAATACTACTGCACAGtgatttttcacattaaaaatggCACAACAGCATTTTAATTTATGTAACATACTTTCAGCCTCAGTGCACAATGAATTTTGATTCATTCTGTACCTTAGCCCTGTGAGGAGAAAATTAAGTtgcttttctctcttgttttagGCACTTGCAGTTACATTCACCACATTTGTAACGGAGCCATTGAAGCACATTGGAAAAGGAACTGGGGAATTCATTAAAGCACTCATGAAGGAAATTCCAGCGCTGCTTCATCTTCCAGTGCTGATAATTATGGCATTAGCCATCCTGGTTAGTATTAATGTATTAGCACTGtcaggccgggcccagtggctcacgcctgtaataccagcactttgggagtccgaggcaggcggatcacaaggtcaggagatcgagaccatcctggctaacacggtgaaaccccgtctctactaaaaaaatacaaaaaattagtcgggcgtggtggggggcgtctgtagtcccagctacttgggaggcctaaggcaggagaatggcgtgaacccgggaggtggagcttgcagtgagtggagattgcaccactgccttccagcctgggtgacagtgtgagactctgtctcaaaaaaaaaaaaaaaaagtgtgtgtgtgtgtgtgtgtgtgtgt
This region of Macaca fascicularis isolate 582-1 chromosome 1, T2T-MFA8v1.1 genomic DNA includes:
- the CLCC1 gene encoding chloride channel CLIC-like protein 1 isoform X17, which gives rise to MLCSWLLCECLLLVAGYAHDDDWIDPTDMLNYDAASGTMRKSQAKYGISGEKDVSPDLSYADEISECYHKLDSLTYKIDECEKKKREDYESQSNPVFRRYLNKILIEAGKLGLPDENKGDMHYDAEIILKRETLLEIQKFLSGEDWKPGALDDALSDILINFKFHDFETWKWRFEDSFGVDPYNVLMVLLCLLCIVVLVATELWTYVRWYTQLRRVLIISFLFSLGWNWMYLYKLAFAQHQAEVAKMEPLNNVCAEKMDWTGSIWEWFRSSWTYKDDPCQKYYELLLVNPIWLVPPTKALAVTFTTFVTEPLKHIGKGTGEFIKALMKEIPALLHLPVLIIMALAILQKSPVLDTKPKEIGGILGEGTLKESSTESSQSAKPVSGQDTSGNTEGSPAVEKAQLKSEAVGSPDQGSTYSPTSAVAGPCGQDPVSSPCG
- the CLCC1 gene encoding chloride channel CLIC-like protein 1 isoform X14, giving the protein MRRRRKHAETLGCGKLCDVFCGRPGMLCSWLLCECLLLVAGYAHDDDWIDPTDMLNYDAASGTMRKSQAKYGISGEKDVSPDLSYADEISECYHKLDSLTYKIDECEKKKREDYESQSNPVFRRYLNKILIEAGKLGLPDENKGDMHYDAEIILKRETLLEIQKFLSGEDWKPGALDDALSDILINFKFHDFETWKWRFEDSFGVDPYNVLMVLLCLLCIVVLVATELWTYVRWYTQLRRVLIISFLFSLGWNWMYLYKLAFAQHQAEVAKMEPLNNVCAEKMDWTGSIWEWFRSSWTYKDDPCQKYYELLLVNPIWLVPPTKALAVTFTTFVTEPLKHIGKGTGEFIKALMKEIPALLHLPVLIIMALAILQKSPVLDTKPKEIGGILGEGTLKESSTESSQSAKPVSGQDTSGNTEGSPAVEKAQLKSEAVGSPDQGSTYSPTSAVAGPCGQDPVSSPCG
- the CLCC1 gene encoding chloride channel CLIC-like protein 1 isoform X18; the protein is MLCSWLLCECLLLVAGYAHDDDWIDPTDMLNYDAASGTMRKSQAKYGISGEKDVSPDLSYADEISECYHKLDSLTYKPDENKGDMHYDAEIILKRETLLEIQKFLSGEDWKPGALDDALSDILINFKFHDFETWKWRFEDSFGVDPYNVLMVLLCLLCIVVLVATELWTYVRWYTQLRRVLIISFLFSLGWNWMYLYKLAFAQHQAEVAKMEPLNNVCAEKMDWTGSIWEWFRSSWTYKDDPCQKYYELLLVNPIWLVPPTKALAVTFTTFVTEPLKHIGKGTGEFIKALMKEIPALLHLPVLIIMALAILQKSPVLDTKPKEIGGILGEGTLKESSTESSQSAKPVSGQDTSGNTEGSPAVEKAQLKSEAVGSPDQGSTYSPTSAVAGPCGQDPVSSPCG